The genomic segment CGTGCGGCGATCGCGTGGCACTTCGGTGCGGACACCGGCTCCGCCTTTTGGCTCCGGACCGCCAAGACACTGGACTTCGATCCGTTGACGGACGTCAAGACCTTCACCGATTTGCGGCTGTTTCCCAATCTGCTGGGTGAGTTGCGCAATGTGCCGGTCGAGGATCTGATCCCGCGCGGATACGGCTCGCCGCCGCCGGTGCCGCAGGTTTTCGAATCCGGCGGCACCACCGGGGCTCCGAAACGTACTGCGCAACTTCCGGATTGGGTCGCCCAGGTCATCGAATGGCAGACTGAGGACTTCGCCACCGGCGGTTTTGAACGCGGCCGTGGTTTTTTGTGTCTGATGCCGAGCGGCCCGCACGGCGTGGGCTTCTTCTCGCGGCTGGTCGCCGAGCGGCTTGGCTCGGCGTTTCACGCGATCGACATCGATCCGCGCTGGGTGAAGAAGATTGCCGCGCGCAATGCCGCCGGAGAGGTCGCGGCCTATGTCGAGCACGTCCTCGAGCAGGCCGCACATGTGCTGCAGACGCAGAACGTCGCGAACCTGCACGCCACTCCACCGCTGCTCGAGGCGATCGCTCGCAACGACGACCTGGTGGACTTGGTGAACGCCAAGATTCGCTATCTGTTGCTCAGCGGTGCGCACGTGGACGCCGACACGCTGGACCTGTTGCGCGACATCTTCCCCGAGACGACGATCACGATGGCCTTCGGCAGCACGATGATTCTGTCGCAGGCGGTCACCCGAATCGAGGACGACGCATTCGTTTTCGACCCGCGGACACCGTACGTGGTGTTCTGGGTGATCGATCCCGACACCGGAGAACAAGTGCCCTACGGGCAGCTGGGCCAGGTGGTGATGAACCACATCAGCAAGGGCATGTTCTTGCCGAACAACCTGGAACGCGACATGGCGATCCGGATGCCCGGGCCCGCTGGGCAACTCAGCGATTCGGTCAGCGCGGTACGGCCGGTCGCCACGTTCGAGGGCGAGGCCGTCATCGAGGGCGTGTACTGAGGTGACCGGCGAAACCCGAAGCGTGGCAACTGATTTAGTGCTGATCGACGCGCTCGGGCCCAGCGGCGAGTACCGGACGCGCAATCGAGAGATCGTCGCTACCACGGCAGGAGTGCCGGTCGCCGAACTGAGTCTGGTGCCTGCGCTCTATGTGTCGCGCGCCATCGGGGCGCAGCGCAAGGTCGCGCCGCTACCGGTCGCCGAGCGGGAAAAGGCATTGGCCGCGGCGGCCGACATCTTCCGTACCGCGGAGATCGGCGGCCTGGGCTTCGACGCCTATGTCGAACTGGCCAGCCGGATTTCGGGCGTACCGATCGTGGTCACCCGCACGGGGGCCCGCAACGTCGCAGACGCTGTTGCGCACGCCTTCGACGCGGTGCGCCCGGCTCAGCCGATCGGCGCGGCCCGCGACTGGCGCGACGAACGCACCCGTGCCGGCAGCGCGGTCTGGACACGGCGGGGCGAGATATTCGCCGTGCACGCCGCGGGAAACGGCCCGGGCGTGCACGGCCTGTGGCCCCAAGCGCTCGCCCTGGGCTACCGGGTCGCGGTGCGCCCGTCGCGTCGCGAGCCGTTCACCGGACACCGACTGGTTAGTGCCCTGCGCCAGGCCGGATTTCGGCCCGAGGACGTCGTCTTCCTGCCCACCGATCACGGCGGAGCCGACGAGATCATCCGCCGCGCCGACCTGGCGATGGTGTACGGCGGCCAGGACGTCGTCGACAAGTACGCCGTTGATCCGACGGTGCTGGTGAACGGACCGGGCCGGGCCAAGATCCTGATCACCGCCGATCGCGATTGGCGTGACTACCTCGACCTGATCGTCGACTCGATCGCGAATCTCGGTGGTATGGCGTGTGTCAACACCACCGCCGTGCTCTACGAGGGCGACCCCGGCCCGCTGGCTGCCGCGATCGCCGCCCGGTTGGCGACAATCGAGCCGCTGCCCACCGAGGACGAGCGGGCGATTCTGCCCACCCAACCCGTCGACAAGGCGCGGGCGCTGGCCGCCTATCTGGCGACCAAGGCCGCCGGCACCACCGCGCTGCTCGGCGCCGATCAGGTCGTCGCCGCGGTGGGTGACGGCTATGCCGCCCTGCGCCCGGCGGTTCATCTGCTGGCCGAGCCGGATGTCGACAAGCTCAACGTCGAACTGGCCTTCCCGTGCGTGTGGGTGTCGCCGTGGTCGCGCGCCGACGGCCTGACGCCGTTGCGAAACTCGTTGGTAATAAACGTGATTACCAACGACGACGACCTGATCGACAGCGTGCTCGGCGACCCGACCATCAGCAACGTCTACCGCGGAAACCACCCGACCTTCTACGGCGCCCCCGAGATTCCGCACGACGGATTCCTCGCGGACGCGCTGATGCGCAACAAGGGTTTCATCCGGGACTAGCGGCCGGCGACGTAAGGCAACAGCGCCATCTCGCGGGCATTTCGGATCGCGGTGGCCACCTGCCGTTGCTGTTGCACCGTCAGGCCGGTGACGCGGCGGGACCGGATTCGGCCCCGTTCGGAGAGGAATATCTTCAGCGTCGTAATATCTTTGTAGTCCACGTGTTTGACGCCGAGACTGCTGAGCAGGTTCTTCTTTTTCTCGACCGGTTGGGTACGGCTCGGACGGCTCTTCTTGGCGGCCATCTACCAACTCGCCTTTCGTATGCCGGGAAGTTGCCCCTGGTGGGCCAGCTCGCGCACCCGCACCCGGGACAGCCCGAATTTGCGCAGGTGCCCGCGGGGACGACCGTCGACCGAGTCACGGTTGCGTACCCGCACCGCGCTGGCATCGCGAGGCTGGCGGGCGAGCGCCGCCTGTGCGGCCAGCCGCTGCTCGGGATCACTTGCCGGAGAACGGATGATCTGTTTGAGCAGGGCGCGGCGCTCCGCATAGCGGGCCACGATCGCGCGACGCTGGTCGTTCTTGACGATCTTGGATCTCTTGGCCATTCAGCGTTCCTCCCGGAACTCGACGTGGCGGCGGACCACCGGGTCGTACTTGCGCAGCGTGAGCCGGTCGGGGTCGTTGCGCCGGTTTTTGCGGGTGATGTAGGTGTAGCCGGTGCCGGCCGTGGAGCGGAGCTTGACGATCGGGCGAATCTCGTTGCGCGCCATCAGATTCGCTGACCTTCTCGGCGCAGTCGCGCGACAACGGCCTCGATGCCGTCACGGTCGACGACCTTGATGCCCTTGGCGCTGACCCGCAACGTGATGCGCCGGCCCTCCGACGGCAGATAGTACGTCTTGACTTGAATATTGGGCGACCACCGCCGCGAGGTTCGGCGATGCGAGTGCGACACCGCGT from the Mycobacterium lentiflavum genome contains:
- a CDS encoding AMP-binding protein, translating into MADIDFSLLDVPRSAPVDDPEAYLRAAIAWHFGADTGSAFWLRTAKTLDFDPLTDVKTFTDLRLFPNLLGELRNVPVEDLIPRGYGSPPPVPQVFESGGTTGAPKRTAQLPDWVAQVIEWQTEDFATGGFERGRGFLCLMPSGPHGVGFFSRLVAERLGSAFHAIDIDPRWVKKIAARNAAGEVAAYVEHVLEQAAHVLQTQNVANLHATPPLLEAIARNDDLVDLVNAKIRYLLLSGAHVDADTLDLLRDIFPETTITMAFGSTMILSQAVTRIEDDAFVFDPRTPYVVFWVIDPDTGEQVPYGQLGQVVMNHISKGMFLPNNLERDMAIRMPGPAGQLSDSVSAVRPVATFEGEAVIEGVY
- a CDS encoding aldehyde dehydrogenase family protein, producing MATDLVLIDALGPSGEYRTRNREIVATTAGVPVAELSLVPALYVSRAIGAQRKVAPLPVAEREKALAAAADIFRTAEIGGLGFDAYVELASRISGVPIVVTRTGARNVADAVAHAFDAVRPAQPIGAARDWRDERTRAGSAVWTRRGEIFAVHAAGNGPGVHGLWPQALALGYRVAVRPSRREPFTGHRLVSALRQAGFRPEDVVFLPTDHGGADEIIRRADLAMVYGGQDVVDKYAVDPTVLVNGPGRAKILITADRDWRDYLDLIVDSIANLGGMACVNTTAVLYEGDPGPLAAAIAARLATIEPLPTEDERAILPTQPVDKARALAAYLATKAAGTTALLGADQVVAAVGDGYAALRPAVHLLAEPDVDKLNVELAFPCVWVSPWSRADGLTPLRNSLVINVITNDDDLIDSVLGDPTISNVYRGNHPTFYGAPEIPHDGFLADALMRNKGFIRD
- the rpsR gene encoding 30S ribosomal protein S18, which encodes MAAKKSRPSRTQPVEKKKNLLSSLGVKHVDYKDITTLKIFLSERGRIRSRRVTGLTVQQQRQVATAIRNAREMALLPYVAGR
- the rpsN gene encoding 30S ribosomal protein S14, which produces MAKRSKIVKNDQRRAIVARYAERRALLKQIIRSPASDPEQRLAAQAALARQPRDASAVRVRNRDSVDGRPRGHLRKFGLSRVRVRELAHQGQLPGIRKASW
- the rpmG gene encoding 50S ribosomal protein L33, whose translation is MARNEIRPIVKLRSTAGTGYTYITRKNRRNDPDRLTLRKYDPVVRRHVEFREER
- the rpmB gene encoding 50S ribosomal protein L28 produces the protein MSKHCQVTGRTVSFGNAVSHSHRRTSRRWSPNIQVKTYYLPSEGRRITLRVSAKGIKVVDRDGIEAVVARLRREGQRI